Genomic DNA from Leptospira venezuelensis:
CTATCCCAACTGAAGATTCGGTTGAAGCGATGGAAATTGGAAAAAAATTGCTTAGAGCAAAACCTGAGTTCCAAGGAAGATTTTTCAGATCCAAAGATGGAGAATTATTCCTCGGATATTTTTACGGAAAAGAAGAAGCTACCAAGGCTCTGGAATCCATTCGTCCTCTGAACGATCCCATTTTTCACAAAACTTCTATTCACAAACTTCAATTTTGATCTGAATTTTCGAACTAAGTTCAGATCTTAGCTTAAACTCATTTTTTCCTTGACTTTGCCTCAAAATTTGCTATATTTCTGGGCAGAGTTTTAACGGAAGTCTTAATACTAATTGGCTGGCAAAAAGAAACAATCTGGCTACGATCATGGCGTAGGTGACTACGTCGTATATCCGATCCACGGGGTAGGTGAAATCACCGAAATCTCTAAAAAGGTTATCCTGGGAAAGAAAAAAGAGTGCTACGTAATGGAAATCCAGGGTAGCAAGATGAAGGTGATGATCCCGGTCGATAAAGCAAAACAGGTCGGAATTCGACCGATTATCGACAAGAAGGATATCAAAAAAGTTATCAATCTACTCAAGAAAGACGAGGTCGATACTGAAGAGGACTGGAAGATCAGGTACCAAAACAACCTGAACAAAATAAAGTCCGGATCGATTTTCGAAGTGGCGGATGTGTGCAGGAATTTATTCCGAAGGGCAAACGGTAAAGAACTGTCTATCATGGAACGTAAATTGTACGAAAGTGCGTATAATTTAGTGAAGATGGAAGTCGCCCTAAGCAAAGGGGTTTCCCAAGAAGAAGCTGGGAACCTAGTGTCAGATGTTTTAGCTAGTACATTCGCTCCGGGAGACAGAGTTCCCGTAGCAGCAGTCGACATAGACGAAGAATAGTTTCCGATAAAACTCGAATCTTATTTAAAAGGATTTGAGTTATGGCGTATTTTTATAAAGGTCTAACGGCCGTCCTACTCTCCTTAGTGTCGTTCTTTGTAACGCAAAAACAAACTCAAGAGTTTGTATTCTCAGGCTCCAGTGCTGGGCTTGTACTCGTAATTTCTCTCGTACTTTTGTTCGGTGAAACTAAACTATTTCCAAAACTTCGCGGTGACGTTATTTTTTGTGTAGGTGTGGGTGCATTATTAGGATTTGCCCTAGCTTGGTTTATTGGAACTATCATTCGTTTCGAGGAATTGAATCTTGCATTGTACCTGATCCTAGGTCTTTTCGGAGCTAGAGCAGGTAAGTCATTCGCAAAAGAACCTGGCCTTGCTGTATTCGGTGGAGGCGGTGGTGGATCTACTTCTCTAGTGGATGCATTTGGTGTTGCTTCTATCGGTAAAGACGAAGTCAGAGATAAAATTCTGGATACTTCTGTTGTTATCGACGGAAGAATATTAGATATTGCTGATACACATTTTATCGATGGTCCTCTCATTCTACCTAATTTCGTATTAAGAGAGATCCAGCTAATCAGCGACTCTTCTGATCCTATCAAAAGAGCAAGAGGACGTCGTGGTTTGGAGATGTTGAACAAACTCCAAAGAAAAGGTTCCATCGAAGTTAAGATCACTTACAAAGATTATTCTGATACTAGAGAAGTGGATGCTAAGTTGATCAAACTTGCTAGAGACACCGGTGGAAAGATCGTAACTAACGACTTCAACTTGAACAAAGTAGCAGAACTCCAAGGAGTAAAAGTTCTTAACCTGAACACCTTGGCTAACGCATTAAAACCAGTCGTTCTTCCTGGAGAAGAGTTGGCTATCCAAGTCATCAAAGAAGGAAAGGACGAAAACCAAGGTATCGGCTATTTAGAAGACGGAACCATGGTAGTGATAGAGAACGGCGGACATCTAGTCGGTAAAGAAGTGAAAGTTACTGTTACTTCTATCATCCAAACTGCAGCCGGAAAAATGATATTCACCAAAGCTAACGGAAACAGCGGCTTTGACAAAAGTGAACGCGCCCCTGAAAAAGAAAACAGAGGTGGTAAGGGCGGAGAACGCGGAGAAGATCGTGGAAATAGATACGATCGTGGTGACCGAGGAAACGAGGAAAGAGGTAACCGTAAAGATTACCAAAACAAAAACCAGAACCGTGGCAATTACCAAGACAGAGGCGATAAAAGCGAGGGTCGTGGAGATGATTTCGGAAATCGTAAAGACTTCCAAGATCAGCAACAACAGCAATAACCAGTCGCTAAAGTGACAGAATACGGGTCGGATTAGGAATTGCCTTCAAATTCGACCCGGTTCCGAATTGACGGTATCTTCCCCCGAAAAAAAATTGAAATACGATCTCAATAAGGAGAGCCAAATGCAGGCCCAAGCGCAAGTGAAGGGACTGAAGGAGCTCGGTATAGAGCCCTCCGAAGTCTTCCATAACCTTTCATACGACGAAATTTTCGAACACGAAAAGAATAACGGTGAAACCGTTCTTTCTTCTAACGGAACCATGATGGTGGATACCGGTATTTTCACCGGACGTTCTCCAAAAGATAAATACTTCGTAGATGAACCTTCTTCTAACAAGAATATCTGGTGGTCTCATATTAACTTTAAAGCTTCCGAAGCAGTATTCGAAGAGCTTTATCAAAAATGTGTAAACTATCTTAGCGGAAAAAAACTCTACGTATTCGACGGATACGCAGGAGCAAACCCTGAGACCAGAATTGGTCTTCGTGTAGTTTCCGAAAAAGCATGGCAGCACCATTTTTGCACCAACATGTTCCTTCGCCCTAGCAAGGAAGAGTTGGCTAACCTTCTTCCTGAATTCACTATCATCAACGCTTGCGGAGTGAAAAACGAAAAATACAAAGAGCATGGCCTGAACTCAGAAGTATTCGTGATCTTCAACCTTGCAAAAAAACTTTGTATCATCGGCGGAACCGAGTACGGCGGAGAAATGAAGAAGGGTATCTTCTCTGTAATGAACTATAAGTTACCATTACAAGGGATCGTTTCTATGCACTGTTCCGCGAATATCGGAAACAAGGATGGAGACACTGCTCTGTTCTTCGGACTTTCCGGAACTGGTAAGACTACTCTTTCCACTGACCCGAACCGTAAACTGATCGGAGACGATGAGCACGGTTGGGACGATAATGGAATTTTCAATATCGAAGGTGGTTGTTACGCGAAAGTGATCAACCTGGATCCTAAGACGGAGCCTGAAATTTTCGAAGCAATCAAAAGAGACGCTCTTTTAGAGAACGTAGTTTACGACGAAAAAACGAAAGTTGTAGATTATACTTCCGCTGCTAAAACCGAAAACACCAGAGTTTCCTACCCGATCTACCATATCAAAAACATCCAAGTTCCTTCTAAAGGTGGCCATCCTAAAGTGATCATCTTCTTGACTTACGATGCATTCGGAGTTCTTCCTCCTGTTTCTCGTCTGTCTATCGAACAAGCGATGTATCACTTCCTTTCTGGTTATACTGCGAAAGTTGCAGGGACTGAAAGAGGTGTTAAAGAGCCTACTGCAACCTTCTCCGCTTGTTTCGGAGCTGCGTTCATGACACTTCACCCAACTGTTTATGCTAAGTTGTTGGGAGAAAAGATGCGTAAACATAATGTTCGCGCATATATGATGAACACAGGAC
This window encodes:
- the pckA gene encoding phosphoenolpyruvate carboxykinase (ATP), which translates into the protein MQAQAQVKGLKELGIEPSEVFHNLSYDEIFEHEKNNGETVLSSNGTMMVDTGIFTGRSPKDKYFVDEPSSNKNIWWSHINFKASEAVFEELYQKCVNYLSGKKLYVFDGYAGANPETRIGLRVVSEKAWQHHFCTNMFLRPSKEELANLLPEFTIINACGVKNEKYKEHGLNSEVFVIFNLAKKLCIIGGTEYGGEMKKGIFSVMNYKLPLQGIVSMHCSANIGNKDGDTALFFGLSGTGKTTLSTDPNRKLIGDDEHGWDDNGIFNIEGGCYAKVINLDPKTEPEIFEAIKRDALLENVVYDEKTKVVDYTSAAKTENTRVSYPIYHIKNIQVPSKGGHPKVIIFLTYDAFGVLPPVSRLSIEQAMYHFLSGYTAKVAGTERGVKEPTATFSACFGAAFMTLHPTVYAKLLGEKMRKHNVRAYMMNTGLVGGAYGTGKRMNLPSTRKIIDEIMNGNIDKAQFVKHPIFQVEYPKTVEGVDSSILDPREAWADKAAYDESSKKLAGMFIENFKKYVEGSKDFDFTAFGPQV
- a CDS encoding CarD family transcriptional regulator, whose translation is MAGKKKQSGYDHGVGDYVVYPIHGVGEITEISKKVILGKKKECYVMEIQGSKMKVMIPVDKAKQVGIRPIIDKKDIKKVINLLKKDEVDTEEDWKIRYQNNLNKIKSGSIFEVADVCRNLFRRANGKELSIMERKLYESAYNLVKMEVALSKGVSQEEAGNLVSDVLASTFAPGDRVPVAAVDIDEE
- a CDS encoding PIN/TRAM domain-containing protein codes for the protein MAYFYKGLTAVLLSLVSFFVTQKQTQEFVFSGSSAGLVLVISLVLLFGETKLFPKLRGDVIFCVGVGALLGFALAWFIGTIIRFEELNLALYLILGLFGARAGKSFAKEPGLAVFGGGGGGSTSLVDAFGVASIGKDEVRDKILDTSVVIDGRILDIADTHFIDGPLILPNFVLREIQLISDSSDPIKRARGRRGLEMLNKLQRKGSIEVKITYKDYSDTREVDAKLIKLARDTGGKIVTNDFNLNKVAELQGVKVLNLNTLANALKPVVLPGEELAIQVIKEGKDENQGIGYLEDGTMVVIENGGHLVGKEVKVTVTSIIQTAAGKMIFTKANGNSGFDKSERAPEKENRGGKGGERGEDRGNRYDRGDRGNEERGNRKDYQNKNQNRGNYQDRGDKSEGRGDDFGNRKDFQDQQQQQ